From Lucilia cuprina isolate Lc7/37 chromosome 4, ASM2204524v1, whole genome shotgun sequence:
tcATTAACTTACCTTAGTATTTGTGttacaaatttcgatttttctGCGTCGTCTACTAAAGGTGTTGGAAAATTCGTTACGTGTATAATGTTTTTAAGCCATACTGCCATTTCTGCGGGGTATTTTTTGTTAACGGCCAGAAAAATGTCGGCAAATTTTTCAACTTGTTGTCGTGGTGTAACACATGCTACACAAACAATGGCCGTGCGTAGAATTTCTTCACCAGCTGCCAAGACGGCTTGTGTCATTTGTGCATAGTTACGTGATTGCATAACAAAATGTGATAGGAACTGCACACTGGTGCGTATGGGACCATTCTCGGGTAATGTCATGGCCTTTAAAGCATAAAATATTAATCGATCGTATGCTATGGCCTTGTCATCTAACGATTGAggtattttcttaattatttgcATAAGACAGGCGTAAAACATTTCAATTGTTTCGGCAATATTTGAAAAACCATTTTCAGGAGTTgactgtaaataaaatttaattacattacaaatattttaattatattcataataaatatttgaaattacctcaaataatttaaaactatgCATAACAAATTCCACAAGTAGTTGTTGCATTAATGATTTACAATCAGCATccttataaaatataacaatcgCCTAAAAGAGAAGAGAATAACGTATAATTGTCagtataataataatgttagaATACTTACGGTTTTGGAAATTTCCAAAGTAGGTGCACAACATCGAGTTTGAAATATggcaacaataaaataacataaatcttGCAGCATTGGCTTAAAACTTGATTTTAGATTTACTATAGCATGTTTAAGTGCTGTACAAGCAGTCTGAAAATAAACGATTTCAGTTACTTACTATTGAACTATTAAAAGTAAACTTGAAGTTTTAAAATTCTTACCTCCAATACATCTAATTCTTCCACCCATAGTTCAGCTATTTGCCGAAATATAGGCATAGTCTTTTGCATTACAATTAAAACTGGTTGGACATTTTGAAGATCTTCAATAGTTTCGTCATCATCGAGATCAGTGTTGAGCGAGGAGAATAGAGTCGATACCATATTTAAACGAAATATTGTGCGTATACGCGCCTGTGGagttttctgcaaaaaaaaaacatgaaagtaATTGAAATATTATGGAAGCGCTTGAAAAGAATATAACTTTCTTACAGCTTCATTTTGACATATATTCGAAAGTTCTTCGAAACAAGGACTAACTATAATATCCAAATAGTTAGGAATTTTATCCGGTGTCAAGAGACTCATCAGTTTACCAATACTAAACATTAAACGAACGCAATCCGAATTTTTCATTTGACCCGAAGTCAAGCTAACTTGGCAGGCATTTAAAAGAGGCTCCGCATAAGGTTTCATTTGCAGCTGACAATCACGACACAGTTCTTTCAGACCTAATGTTGCTTGGGCCGACATGCTAGAGTTGAGACCTCGTACTAACAGCTCTATAGCCGATGGTATATAGGCTGGATTATCCTTAAGCCATTGACAATAGGAACCCACAGTTTCCAAGGCAGTGCCTAGTAGTTTTTCGTTCATTTTCTCATAGGGTATTTCGTTAAGTATACGCATTAATTTcggtatttgttttgtttcttcgCCATCAAAGTGTTCGGCTAcggattgaaaggaataaataCAAGCCTCTAGCTTCGTCCATTGGGTAGGATTTGTCTGTAGTTGAGCGATAGTTTCATCTAGTACAGCAGATAGTATGTCTAGAATGTGATCATGTAAAACATCATAACAATacatctataaaaatataaaaaaaaactttttagattATGATCAATGTACTCGAAGTAACTATACTTACAAATGTATCTGATATATCCTGGCGATAACAACGAAAACTTTCAAGATCATCCGAAGTCCATTTATCTATAGACTTTTCATCGGGCTGTTCCGATTTACGTACCAAAATCCTTGTCAAATGAGCATACAATGGTTTAATATATTCCCAACATTTAAGACGTTCTTCTTCATTATTCATGGCAAAAACTTCATCCTGAAGGAGATACCAAAAACCTAATGCCATGCTACTGCAGGATTCTTCAACGGGATAAATGCCAGGTTTATCAGTACACTGAAGTATTTCATGTACCAAACGACTATATAAATTAGAAAGTTCTGGATCTGTTGTCGTTATGCCATTCAGCAAAAGTTGAGAGTGACGTTCTACGGCCGACACAAACAATGTGTATATATAAGATACAATATCTTCGTTATTGTTGTCAGGTTTCCATTCCATTTTCGTTATGTCACACAATGAATccagaaacatttttataagaaCAAAAGCCGTTTTCGGATAAAGATGACAATCGGGCTGTATAATAATGTTTACTAAAGTCTTGAGACACGTTTCAGCTAAATCATTTTC
This genomic window contains:
- the LOC111690183 gene encoding importin-13; this encodes MEPIDIARLEEAVVVFYRSTSQEQAQLHEWLTKAQASTQAWQFSWQLMQLGKSQEVQFFGAVTLHSKLMKFWHEVPPENRDELKQKILEKIIQFAGGPKLVLNRLCIALSAYIVHMLGEWPSAIEDVINTFQNQQIPNVTNETQLWIMLEVLQAIPEEMQAIYSSVKRTTLRAEVAKRAPLVIETTEKYLQMQLDRQWDVEAFNNMTRAVKCVGTWVKNIGFSIENCVNITSILLKMVNKCYWPCTQDPEGDGCMSADENDLAETCLKTLVNIIIQPDCHLYPKTAFVLIKMFLDSLCDITKMEWKPDNNNEDIVSYIYTLFVSAVERHSQLLLNGITTTDPELSNLYSRLVHEILQCTDKPGIYPVEESCSSMALGFWYLLQDEVFAMNNEEERLKCWEYIKPLYAHLTRILVRKSEQPDEKSIDKWTSDDLESFRCYRQDISDTFMYCYDVLHDHILDILSAVLDETIAQLQTNPTQWTKLEACIYSFQSVAEHFDGEETKQIPKLMRILNEIPYEKMNEKLLGTALETVGSYCQWLKDNPAYIPSAIELLVRGLNSSMSAQATLGLKELCRDCQLQMKPYAEPLLNACQVSLTSGQMKNSDCVRLMFSIGKLMSLLTPDKIPNYLDIIVSPCFEELSNICQNEAKTPQARIRTIFRLNMVSTLFSSLNTDLDDDETIEDLQNVQPVLIVMQKTMPIFRQIAELWVEELDVLETACTALKHAIVNLKSSFKPMLQDLCYFIVAIFQTRCCAPTLEISKTAIVIFYKDADCKSLMQQLLVEFVMHSFKLFESTPENGFSNIAETIEMFYACLMQIIKKIPQSLDDKAIAYDRLIFYALKAMTLPENGPIRTSVQFLSHFVMQSRNYAQMTQAVLAAGEEILRTAIVCVACVTPRQQVEKFADIFLAVNKKYPAEMAVWLKNIIHVTNFPTPLVDDAEKSKFVTQILREKVNKRLLQQHLTEFAIKARGLTDKFQ